One segment of Tamlana crocina DNA contains the following:
- a CDS encoding RMD1 family protein, with product MYTTVAYQVASTINIKESKGHLPWPLLFQDSDELYYKVSGDAFVYLFQYGMVSFFNLDDAAIASILQKIEPFCNNYFSQKLSESAEVIVEPGKMEVQFDSIVLPSLDEEMIRLVMLNTSQSVALDRYSEITEELLNETKAHTAYLEDKGKLDISGNKLKRFIGKTLNVKNKISENLYIFDSPESTWENEQLNKLNQDLKRCFDLTDRYRLIHDRIEIIKENLELFKDIMYHKESSRLEWIIIILIVIEVIDMFVAKLFNWF from the coding sequence GTGTACACAACGGTTGCTTATCAAGTAGCCAGCACTATCAATATAAAAGAAAGTAAGGGCCATTTGCCATGGCCGTTGCTTTTTCAGGATAGTGATGAGCTGTATTACAAAGTGTCTGGAGATGCTTTTGTTTACTTATTTCAATATGGCATGGTTAGCTTTTTCAATTTAGACGATGCGGCCATAGCCTCCATTTTGCAAAAAATAGAACCTTTTTGCAACAATTATTTTTCACAAAAATTATCAGAATCGGCAGAGGTTATTGTAGAGCCTGGCAAGATGGAAGTACAGTTTGATAGTATTGTGCTCCCAAGTTTGGATGAAGAAATGATTCGTTTGGTGATGCTGAACACCTCGCAGTCTGTGGCATTAGATCGTTATTCTGAAATTACCGAGGAGTTGCTCAACGAAACCAAAGCGCACACCGCATACCTTGAAGATAAGGGAAAGTTGGATATTTCGGGCAATAAGTTGAAACGGTTTATTGGCAAAACACTCAACGTGAAAAATAAAATTTCAGAGAATCTGTATATTTTCGATTCACCGGAAAGTACTTGGGAAAATGAACAACTCAATAAACTTAATCAAGATTTAAAACGTTGTTTCGATTTAACCGATCGTTACCGTTTGATTCATGATCGTATTGAAATCATAAAAGAGAATTTGGAACTCTTTAAAGATATCATGTATCATAAGGAAAGTAGTCGTTTGGAGTGGATCATTATCATATTAATTGTTATAGAAGTGATTGATATGTTTGTGGCAAAACTTTTCAATTGGTTTTAA
- a CDS encoding mannosyltransferase, translating into MQPNTIFFKLYKLPLLLALSCGFLYWAFAYDLARTDYIKLLTLYVGLFVLFYKLVQIFKNQIAFLSYLAFGFRAIFILAIPNLSQDFYRFIWDGRMIFEGINPYLFTPESFISTGEFPIAQAQELHKGMGALNASHFSNYPPINQLCFAIAALFSEKNILGSVVVMRLIIIAADFGTLFFGKKLLKKLNMPAHHIFWYVLNPFIIIELTGNLHFEGVMIFFLIWSLYLLHSGKWQWSAVVLALSISTKLIPLLFLPLFFQWFVSITLNNHSVTFRNLKGIKNLLMFYAIIFTVTLLLFTPFFSSEFISNYSQTVALWFQNFEFNASLYYIARAIGYTFRGYNEIAIIGKFTAIIVLVFVLALSFFRKNKTMAKLITAMLFALSFYYFTATTVHPWYLAMLLALSVFTNYKFPLAWTFMIVVSYLAYLNINSANKSENLWIIALEYTVVYAVFIGEVFIKKASKVEA; encoded by the coding sequence ATGCAGCCTAACACAATATTTTTTAAACTGTACAAACTCCCCTTACTCCTGGCCTTATCCTGCGGGTTTCTCTATTGGGCTTTTGCTTATGATTTAGCCAGAACGGACTACATAAAACTTTTAACGCTTTATGTGGGCTTGTTCGTCTTGTTTTACAAACTGGTCCAAATTTTCAAAAATCAAATTGCTTTTTTAAGCTATTTGGCATTTGGGTTTCGAGCTATTTTTATTTTGGCCATTCCCAACCTTTCACAAGATTTTTACCGATTTATTTGGGACGGAAGAATGATTTTTGAAGGCATTAACCCCTATTTATTTACTCCCGAATCGTTTATAAGCACCGGCGAATTTCCTATCGCCCAAGCCCAAGAACTTCACAAAGGCATGGGCGCCCTCAACGCCAGTCACTTTAGTAACTATCCTCCTATCAACCAACTATGCTTTGCCATTGCCGCTTTGTTTTCCGAAAAGAATATTTTAGGTTCGGTAGTTGTTATGCGTTTAATCATTATTGCAGCTGATTTCGGAACGCTTTTCTTTGGAAAAAAACTGCTGAAAAAATTGAATATGCCTGCCCATCATATTTTTTGGTATGTTTTGAATCCGTTTATCATCATCGAGCTCACCGGAAACCTCCATTTTGAAGGGGTGATGATTTTCTTTTTAATTTGGAGTTTGTATTTGCTCCACTCCGGAAAGTGGCAATGGTCAGCCGTAGTATTGGCACTGTCTATCTCAACCAAACTCATTCCATTGTTGTTTTTGCCTTTGTTTTTTCAGTGGTTTGTTTCGATTACGCTCAACAACCATTCGGTCACGTTCAGAAACCTTAAAGGCATAAAAAATCTTTTAATGTTTTACGCCATTATTTTTACTGTTACGTTGCTACTTTTCACCCCGTTTTTTTCTTCAGAATTTATCAGCAACTACAGCCAAACCGTAGCATTGTGGTTTCAAAATTTTGAATTTAACGCCAGCCTGTATTACATTGCCCGAGCGATCGGATATACCTTTCGGGGTTACAATGAAATTGCCATTATTGGAAAATTTACGGCTATAATCGTGTTGGTTTTTGTTTTGGCTTTATCTTTTTTTAGAAAGAACAAAACCATGGCAAAACTGATCACTGCCATGTTGTTTGCTTTGTCCTTTTATTATTTTACAGCGACAACGGTGCATCCTTGGTACCTTGCCATGCTATTAGCTTTATCGGTATTTACGAACTATAAATTTCCTTTGGCGTGGACTTTTATGATTGTTGTAAGCTATCTCGCTTACCTTAACATTAATAGCGCCAACAAATCGGAGAACCTTTGGATTATCGCTTTGGAATACACCGTGGTTTATGCTGTTTTTATTGGGGAAGTTTTTATAAAAAAGGCCTCCAAAGTGGAAGCCTAA
- a CDS encoding cellulose synthase family protein: protein MILETVIITIYSISLLLIFMYALAQLNLLFNYLSSKKKTENCPKFDLSKPEEIPSVTIQLPVYNEMYVMERLLDNMAKIDYPKNKLEIQVLDDSTDETVESTRKHVEKLQATGLNIQHITRTDRKGFKAGALKEGLKIAKGEFIAIFDSDFLPKPDWLKRTVPYFKDKKIGVVQTRWGHINRNYSLLTKIQAFALDAHFTLEQVGRNSKGHFINFNGTAGLWRKTCIIDAGNWEGDTLTEDLDLSYRAQLKNWKFKYLEDVETPAELPVVISAARSQQFRWNKGGAENFRKMLGRIIKNHNISLKTKVHGLLHLLNSTMFLNVLIVGVLSVPMLYIKNEYAHLHAYFYVMSFFVISTIIFFVCFWFMYKNTYGSGLKNFVKYVGMFFTFFSIAMGFSLHNSIAVIEGHLGKKSEFVRTPKFNLSKYKDNWKNNKYLKKNLSVHLIFEGLLMLYFGFGMYSAFIVGNQGGDFGLFPFHLMLFAGFGYVFFKSLASKV from the coding sequence ATGATTTTAGAAACAGTAATTATTACCATATACAGTATTTCACTTTTGTTGATTTTCATGTATGCTTTGGCGCAATTAAATTTGCTGTTCAATTACCTTTCTTCAAAGAAGAAAACCGAAAACTGTCCTAAATTCGATTTATCTAAGCCTGAAGAAATTCCCTCCGTTACCATCCAGCTACCCGTTTACAACGAAATGTACGTTATGGAGCGTTTACTGGACAACATGGCCAAAATAGACTATCCGAAAAACAAACTGGAAATTCAAGTGCTTGACGATTCTACCGATGAAACGGTTGAAAGCACCAGAAAACATGTCGAAAAACTACAAGCTACCGGACTTAACATTCAGCACATTACCCGTACCGATCGAAAAGGCTTTAAAGCAGGCGCCCTAAAGGAGGGATTAAAAATAGCCAAAGGTGAATTTATAGCTATTTTCGACTCTGATTTTTTGCCGAAGCCCGATTGGCTAAAACGCACCGTGCCTTATTTTAAGGATAAAAAAATTGGCGTGGTACAAACCCGCTGGGGGCATATAAACCGCAATTACTCGTTACTTACCAAAATTCAGGCGTTTGCACTCGATGCCCATTTTACTTTAGAACAGGTAGGCCGAAACAGCAAAGGGCACTTTATTAATTTTAACGGTACGGCCGGGCTTTGGCGCAAAACCTGCATCATTGACGCCGGAAACTGGGAGGGCGACACCCTAACCGAAGACCTCGACTTGAGCTACCGCGCCCAGTTAAAAAACTGGAAGTTCAAATATCTGGAAGATGTTGAAACACCTGCCGAACTTCCCGTTGTAATCAGTGCGGCGCGCTCACAGCAATTTAGATGGAACAAAGGCGGAGCTGAAAATTTCAGAAAAATGCTGGGTCGGATTATAAAAAACCACAACATTTCATTAAAAACTAAAGTACATGGTTTGTTACACCTACTAAATAGTACCATGTTTTTAAATGTTCTTATTGTTGGTGTTTTAAGCGTTCCGATGCTATACATAAAAAATGAGTACGCCCACTTGCATGCCTATTTTTATGTAATGAGCTTTTTCGTGATTAGTACCATTATCTTTTTTGTTTGTTTTTGGTTTATGTACAAAAACACTTATGGCAGCGGGCTGAAGAACTTCGTTAAATACGTAGGCATGTTTTTTACGTTTTTTTCCATAGCTATGGGGTTTTCGCTTCACAATTCCATTGCGGTTATTGAGGGCCATTTGGGAAAAAAATCAGAATTTGTGCGTACTCCAAAATTCAACCTCAGCAAATACAAAGACAACTGGAAGAACAACAAATACTTGAAGAAAAACCTATCAGTACACTTGATTTTTGAAGGTTTACTGATGCTATATTTTGGTTTTGGGATGTACAGTGCCTTTATTGTAGGCAATCAGGGCGGCGATTTTGGGCTTTTCCCGTTTCACCTCATGTTATTTGCTGGATTTGGGTATGTGTTTTTTAAATCGTTGGCTTCTAAGGTTTAA
- a CDS encoding glycosyltransferase family 2 protein, which produces MTKIMVIIPAFNEESSIAHVINDIPSVVDEVIVVSNNSTDNTETNAQKAGATVLSEPQKGYGYACLKGLQYVASKAEKPDIIVFLDGDYSDYPEELTKIVAPIVDNNIDFVIGARIKRLREPGSMTLPQIFGNWLATTLMTLFFRSKFTDLGPFRAIKYEKLLRLNMEDKTYGWTVEMQLKALKQKLTYTEIPVNYRNRIGVSKVSGTIKGAIFAGVKILGWIFKYSFKS; this is translated from the coding sequence ATGACCAAGATAATGGTTATTATTCCTGCTTTTAACGAAGAAAGCTCCATTGCACATGTTATAAACGACATACCCAGTGTAGTGGATGAAGTTATTGTAGTAAGCAATAACTCTACCGACAATACGGAAACCAATGCCCAAAAAGCGGGCGCTACTGTTTTAAGCGAACCCCAAAAAGGCTATGGCTATGCTTGCTTAAAAGGATTGCAATATGTGGCTTCAAAAGCCGAAAAGCCCGATATTATTGTTTTTCTTGATGGTGATTATAGTGATTATCCCGAAGAACTTACCAAAATAGTTGCCCCGATAGTTGATAATAATATTGACTTTGTAATTGGAGCCAGAATCAAACGACTGAGAGAACCAGGATCCATGACTTTACCACAAATTTTTGGAAATTGGCTAGCCACCACCCTTATGACCCTATTTTTTAGATCTAAATTCACTGATTTGGGACCGTTTAGAGCCATAAAATATGAAAAACTGCTGCGTTTGAACATGGAAGACAAAACCTACGGATGGACCGTAGAAATGCAATTAAAAGCCTTAAAACAAAAATTGACATATACCGAAATACCAGTAAATTACAGAAACAGAATTGGGGTCTCAAAAGTTTCAGGCACAATAAAAGGCGCTATATTTGCAGGCGTAAAAATATTGGGTTGGATTTTCAAATACAGCTTTAAATCATGA
- the trxA gene encoding thioredoxin, protein MALEITDATFEETVLKSDKPVLVDFWAAWCGPCRMVGPIIEQISDEYDGKAVVGKVDVDANQEFAAKYGVRNIPTVLVFQNGEVVGRQVGVAPKNAYTDAIDSLL, encoded by the coding sequence ATGGCATTAGAGATAACAGATGCAACGTTCGAAGAAACAGTATTAAAGAGTGATAAACCCGTATTGGTAGATTTTTGGGCAGCTTGGTGCGGACCATGTAGAATGGTAGGTCCAATCATCGAACAGATTAGCGACGAATACGATGGTAAAGCCGTTGTAGGAAAGGTAGACGTTGACGCCAACCAAGAGTTTGCAGCTAAGTACGGTGTGCGTAACATTCCAACGGTTTTGGTATTTCAAAACGGAGAAGTTGTTGGAAGACAGGTAGGTGTAGCGCCTAAAAATGCTTACACAGACGCTATCGATTCGCTTTTGTAA
- a CDS encoding ATP-dependent Clp protease proteolytic subunit: MSKPIKVQDAIDSKLLEERKVFLWGQVDDKSAKHVIDRLLYLDALETKDIHLYINSPGGYVTSGFAMYDCIKSLKSDVSTICTGLAASMGSILLSVGAKGKRFIQPHARVMIHQPSGGARGQASDIEITAQEILKTKELSAKILADNCGQDFEKVMKDFNRDHWMGADESVAYGIVDAVI; encoded by the coding sequence ATGAGCAAACCAATAAAAGTTCAAGACGCCATAGACAGTAAATTGCTGGAAGAACGAAAAGTGTTTTTGTGGGGTCAAGTAGATGATAAATCGGCCAAACACGTTATCGATAGACTACTTTATTTAGATGCCCTCGAAACGAAAGATATCCACCTATACATTAATAGTCCGGGCGGTTATGTGACTTCTGGCTTCGCCATGTACGATTGCATCAAATCATTAAAAAGCGATGTGTCAACAATATGTACGGGCTTAGCAGCTTCCATGGGGTCTATTTTACTTTCCGTGGGTGCCAAAGGAAAACGTTTCATTCAGCCCCATGCCCGAGTGATGATCCATCAGCCCAGTGGCGGAGCTCGAGGGCAGGCCAGTGATATTGAAATTACAGCACAGGAAATTTTGAAAACCAAAGAATTGAGTGCCAAAATATTGGCCGACAATTGCGGGCAGGATTTTGAAAAAGTAATGAAGGATTTTAATCGCGACCATTGGATGGGTGCCGATGAATCGGTAGCTTACGGTATTGTTGATGCAGTAATATAA
- a CDS encoding M1 family aminopeptidase: MKKIATLISVFFLLVSCAKEETKSLLSPGISLELANYRKQQVSDVVYTLSFGIPEEKSEPIDAELDLSLTINDLRHPLYLDFNADSSLLKTIAVNGKTIDINHEEEHVIVASEYLKIGKNQINILFDAGEQSLNRNDDYLYTLLVPDRASTLFPCFDQPNIKAYYLLDITAPKHWKVLSGAALEVEEELEDAIRHRFKTSDLMSTYLFSFVAGEFEKTSEMLDGFNMEFLYRENGTEKIEASMEPIFKFHKQSLSFLEDYTQYPFPFQKLDFAAIPGYQYGGMEHPGAIQYRESSLFLDRHATQNQKLNRCHLIAHETAHMWFGDLVTMKWFDDVWLKEVFANFLADKISEPAFPEVNHSLNFMCEHYSSAYSEDRTKGTTPIKQPLDNLKNAGTLYGNIIYHKSPIMMRQLEALVGETGFRKGMQNYIKHFANGNADWNDLVALLDAETELDLKQWSEVWVYQPGRPIITDKVVYKDDKIESFSIEQQAEDGSDNLWPQRFSIGLVYPDSVKVVPVSLNQKSQNIAKLKGVKKPQAIIYNYDAFGYGVFPIKHLEASAIPNIQDDVARGYSYINLYENVLLGKLKPEIALGTLVQGLLTEKNELVLSMVSGYGSAIFWKYINPEKWDDLAQMMEPKLIKRLMDKALPSGLKKTIFGFYRGVAYLSSGRDMLYKIWDKSLKIENLNLNENDYTGLAATLAIYGHPEAETILHEALKDISNSDRKKRFEFLLPSLSDDEQVRDDFMQSLAQAENREKESWVISALYNTNHPLRQASAKKHLKMCLGLTEEIQKTGDIFFPKSWLNATIGNYNSNYAFEVVETFLKENPNFPTVLKNKLLQAADGVYKGKILRGRWH, encoded by the coding sequence ATGAAAAAAATTGCAACATTAATTTCGGTGTTTTTCTTGTTGGTTTCGTGTGCAAAAGAAGAAACGAAATCATTGTTGAGTCCGGGCATTTCATTAGAGCTGGCCAATTACCGAAAGCAACAGGTTAGCGATGTGGTTTATACATTGTCTTTTGGTATTCCGGAAGAAAAGTCCGAGCCCATCGATGCCGAACTCGATTTAAGCTTAACCATAAACGATTTAAGGCATCCGTTGTATTTGGATTTTAATGCTGATAGTTCGCTTTTGAAAACGATTGCCGTTAACGGAAAAACCATTGATATAAACCACGAAGAAGAACATGTTATTGTAGCTTCAGAATATTTAAAAATTGGCAAAAACCAAATTAATATCCTTTTTGATGCCGGTGAACAATCCTTGAACCGAAACGACGATTACCTGTACACCCTTTTGGTGCCCGATCGTGCCAGTACCCTGTTTCCGTGTTTTGATCAGCCCAACATTAAGGCCTATTACTTACTAGATATTACAGCGCCAAAACATTGGAAGGTGCTTAGTGGCGCAGCATTGGAGGTCGAAGAGGAACTCGAAGATGCTATAAGGCACAGATTTAAAACTTCCGATTTGATGAGTACTTATTTGTTCTCGTTCGTTGCCGGTGAATTTGAAAAAACAAGTGAAATGTTAGACGGTTTCAACATGGAATTCCTTTACAGGGAAAATGGTACAGAAAAAATTGAAGCCAGTATGGAACCGATTTTTAAATTCCATAAGCAATCGCTTTCGTTTTTGGAAGATTACACACAGTATCCGTTTCCGTTCCAGAAATTGGATTTTGCGGCCATTCCGGGGTATCAATACGGAGGAATGGAGCATCCGGGTGCTATTCAGTACCGTGAGTCGTCGTTGTTTTTAGATAGGCATGCCACGCAAAACCAAAAACTGAACCGCTGTCATTTAATTGCCCACGAAACGGCACACATGTGGTTTGGCGATTTGGTGACGATGAAATGGTTTGACGATGTGTGGCTGAAGGAAGTATTTGCCAATTTTCTGGCCGATAAAATTTCAGAACCTGCATTTCCGGAGGTGAACCATAGCCTGAATTTTATGTGCGAACATTATTCCAGCGCGTATAGTGAGGACCGCACCAAAGGAACTACACCCATTAAGCAACCGCTCGATAATTTAAAAAATGCCGGTACGCTTTACGGTAATATTATTTATCACAAATCGCCCATAATGATGCGGCAATTGGAGGCTTTGGTGGGCGAAACAGGCTTTAGAAAAGGAATGCAGAATTACATAAAGCATTTTGCTAATGGTAATGCCGATTGGAATGATTTGGTCGCATTGTTGGACGCAGAAACCGAACTCGATTTAAAACAATGGAGTGAAGTATGGGTGTACCAGCCCGGGCGACCCATAATAACTGATAAAGTGGTGTATAAGGATGATAAAATTGAATCTTTCAGCATTGAGCAGCAAGCGGAGGATGGCAGCGATAATCTTTGGCCACAACGCTTTTCCATTGGCTTGGTGTATCCCGATTCCGTAAAGGTGGTTCCGGTGAGTCTAAATCAAAAAAGTCAAAACATAGCCAAACTTAAGGGCGTTAAAAAGCCGCAGGCCATTATTTATAATTATGATGCGTTTGGTTACGGCGTATTCCCGATAAAACATTTGGAAGCTTCGGCCATTCCCAATATTCAGGATGATGTCGCTAGGGGGTATAGTTATATCAATCTTTATGAAAATGTGTTGTTGGGCAAGTTAAAGCCAGAAATAGCTTTGGGAACCTTAGTGCAAGGTTTGTTGACCGAAAAGAACGAACTTGTTTTAAGTATGGTTTCGGGGTATGGTTCAGCCATTTTTTGGAAATACATCAACCCTGAAAAATGGGATGATTTAGCACAAATGATGGAACCGAAGTTGATAAAACGATTGATGGACAAAGCCCTTCCGTCAGGATTGAAAAAAACAATTTTCGGATTTTACAGGGGGGTGGCTTATTTGTCTTCTGGTCGCGATATGCTCTATAAAATCTGGGATAAATCTTTGAAAATTGAAAACTTAAACCTTAATGAAAACGATTATACCGGTTTGGCGGCAACTTTGGCCATTTATGGGCATCCGGAGGCTGAAACCATTTTGCACGAGGCTTTAAAGGATATTTCTAATTCGGATAGAAAAAAGCGGTTCGAATTTTTATTGCCATCTTTGTCTGATGACGAGCAGGTAAGGGATGATTTTATGCAATCTTTGGCACAGGCCGAAAATAGAGAAAAGGAGAGTTGGGTCATTTCGGCTTTGTATAATACGAATCATCCGTTACGGCAGGCTTCAGCTAAAAAGCATTTAAAGATGTGTTTGGGCTTAACGGAAGAGATTCAAAAAACGGGTGATATATTCTTTCCGAAGTCATGGCTCAATGCAACCATCGGGAATTATAACTCGAACTATGCATTTGAGGTGGTTGAAACGTTCTTAAAAGAAAACCCTAACTTTCCGACGGTTTTAAAAAACAAGTTGTTACAGGCTGCCGACGGCGTGTACAAAGGAAAAATTTTAAGAGGGCGATGGCATTAG
- a CDS encoding DUF58 domain-containing protein has protein sequence MALDLQNELNKTEGFKNLELLAKQVVEGFISGMHKSPFHGFSAEFAEHKIYNQGESTRHIDWKLFAKTDKLYTKRYDDETNLRCHIILDNSSSMHYPKMNAFSVDRLNKIGFSVLASAALMQILKKQRDAVGLSIYSDDYDYYAPEKGSERHHQMLLNHLGEAAVAKPVSKKTETFKYLHEIAEKLHRRSMIFLFTDMFQTGGDEGKLFEALRHLKYNKHEVILFHVFDKSKELDFNFDNKPKRFVDVETGEYINLYADSIKENYNKAVADYFTALRLKCAQYKIKYVEADINRGFDNILTTYLVERQKFA, from the coding sequence ATGGCATTAGATTTACAAAACGAACTGAATAAAACGGAAGGATTTAAAAACCTCGAACTGCTCGCCAAACAGGTGGTAGAGGGATTTATTTCGGGCATGCATAAAAGCCCGTTTCATGGTTTTTCGGCCGAATTTGCCGAACATAAAATTTATAATCAAGGTGAAAGCACCCGCCACATAGACTGGAAATTATTTGCCAAAACTGATAAACTTTACACGAAGCGTTATGACGATGAAACGAATTTGCGTTGTCACATTATTTTAGATAATAGTAGCTCGATGCACTATCCTAAAATGAATGCGTTTTCTGTTGATAGATTGAATAAAATTGGGTTTTCGGTATTGGCTTCAGCGGCATTGATGCAAATTTTAAAGAAGCAGCGTGATGCGGTGGGGTTGAGTATTTATAGTGATGATTACGATTATTATGCGCCTGAAAAGGGGAGTGAGCGGCATCATCAAATGTTGTTGAACCATCTGGGTGAAGCCGCAGTTGCTAAACCAGTTAGCAAGAAAACAGAAACGTTTAAATATTTGCACGAAATAGCCGAAAAGTTACATCGACGCTCGATGATTTTTTTATTTACTGATATGTTTCAAACGGGTGGTGACGAGGGTAAGCTTTTCGAGGCACTTCGGCATTTAAAATACAATAAGCATGAGGTGATTTTGTTTCATGTGTTTGATAAATCGAAAGAACTGGATTTTAATTTTGATAACAAGCCTAAACGGTTTGTGGATGTTGAAACTGGTGAGTATATTAATTTGTACGCCGATTCAATAAAGGAAAATTACAATAAGGCTGTTGCCGATTACTTTACTGCTTTGCGTCTAAAATGTGCACAGTATAAAATTAAGTACGTAGAGGCCGATATCAATAGGGGGTTTGATAATATTTTAACCACGTATTTGGTGGAGCGACAAAAGTTTGCTTGA